A single Acetivibrio cellulolyticus CD2 DNA region contains:
- the hemA gene encoding glutamyl-tRNA reductase, translated as MNIIMAGIDYHCASVEIREKVGFVPGEIRKLLTRMKEKSSVSGVAMVSTCNRTEVYFSYDQCENIDPVGIFCDAAELNEDEIKKYFYIKNGEAAVVYLFELACGIHSMIFGEDQIITQVKGAICIANEVMASDAILNTLFRCAVTCAKKVKTSLVLSTVSPSVASQTVQFLSDYLSNNRKSRALVIGNGIVGRKVCEELLMKKCEVFLTLRQYHKIQNIIIPSGCKTINYDERCRLLSQIDILISATSSPHQTITYDMIRSCSPRPRYIIDLAVPRDIDPEVKNIEGIIYCNIDTLGEIALKDNTKEIAAMRVLIEDHMEKFKKWIFHREKFLSDCYRN; from the coding sequence TTGAATATAATCATGGCGGGGATAGATTACCACTGTGCCAGTGTTGAAATCAGAGAGAAAGTAGGCTTTGTGCCGGGCGAAATAAGAAAGCTGCTTACAAGGATGAAAGAAAAAAGCAGTGTTTCCGGGGTAGCAATGGTATCAACTTGTAACCGTACCGAAGTTTATTTTTCATATGACCAATGTGAGAATATCGATCCGGTTGGAATATTCTGTGATGCAGCAGAGCTCAATGAAGATGAAATTAAAAAGTATTTTTACATAAAGAATGGAGAAGCCGCAGTGGTTTATCTTTTCGAGCTGGCCTGCGGCATACACTCAATGATTTTTGGAGAAGACCAGATCATTACTCAGGTAAAGGGTGCTATTTGTATTGCAAACGAAGTGATGGCAAGCGATGCAATCTTAAACACCCTATTCAGGTGTGCAGTAACTTGTGCAAAGAAGGTTAAGACGAGTCTTGTGTTAAGTACTGTTTCTCCTTCAGTTGCAAGTCAGACAGTACAATTTTTAAGTGATTACCTTTCAAATAATAGGAAAAGTAGAGCCTTGGTAATTGGAAATGGAATAGTGGGAAGGAAAGTATGCGAAGAATTGCTGATGAAGAAATGTGAGGTCTTTTTAACACTTAGACAGTATCATAAAATTCAAAATATAATTATTCCCTCGGGATGCAAAACCATAAATTATGATGAAAGATGTCGGCTTCTTTCCCAAATTGACATTTTAATAAGTGCGACATCCAGCCCACACCAGACAATCACTTATGACATGATCAGAAGCTGCTCACCTAGACCAAGGTATATTATTGATTTGGCTGTGCCAAGAGATATTGACCCGGAAGTTAAGAATATTGAAGGCATAATCTACTGCAATATTGATACTCTTGGTGAAATTGCACTAAAGGATAATACAAAAGAAATAGCAGCTATGAGGGTGCTGATTGAAGATCATATGGAAAAGTTCAAAAAATGGATTTTCCATAGAGAGAAATTTTTATCAGATTGTTACCGCAACTAA
- a CDS encoding sirohydrochlorin chelatase encodes MRGILILAHGSREKSTENTLQEVVGNLKGIYCEDVIETAYLQFSSLDLKAGLDNLREKGISDIVVIPYFLFDGVHIREDIPKEIDDYLKENSNVRITMGKTLGADKRLAEILADRIREAI; translated from the coding sequence ATGAGAGGTATATTGATACTGGCACATGGAAGCAGAGAAAAGTCAACGGAGAATACTTTACAGGAGGTAGTTGGGAATCTCAAGGGAATCTACTGCGAAGATGTTATTGAAACGGCGTATTTGCAATTCTCAAGTTTGGATTTGAAAGCCGGACTGGATAATTTAAGAGAAAAGGGAATATCGGATATTGTAGTTATACCATATTTCCTATTTGATGGTGTTCATATTAGAGAGGACATTCCAAAGGAAATTGACGATTATCTTAAAGAGAACAGTAATGTAAGAATAACCATGGGAAAAACTCTGGGTGCTGATAAAAGACTGGCAGAAATACTAGCAGACAGAATAAGAGAAGCAATATGA
- the hemL gene encoding glutamate-1-semialdehyde 2,1-aminomutase, whose amino-acid sequence MMNSNLYKRALKVMPGGVNSPVRSFKAVGGEPVFIKRAEGSKIYDVEGREYIDYVCSWGPMILGHNHPEIAKSVMEAAGNGLSFGAPTENEVIMAELITSIVPGIDMVRMVNSGTEAVMSAIRLARAFTGRGKIIKFEGCYHGHSDSMLVKAGSGALTLSHPDSLGVTEEFARNALIADYNDIESVNRLFEQNKGEVAAVIIEPVAANMGVVCPRKGFLAELKAVCDKNGALLIFDEVITGFRLSLSGAQEYFNVKADIVTFGKIIGGGMPVGAYGARREIMELVAPLGGMYQAGTLSGNPIAMAAGIAQLTILKEQQEIYEKIEKLAIMLEKGFNEIAEQLEIPICVNRVASLVCVFFTKEAVVDFKTAKTSNTKLFAKFFKLMLENGINLAPAQFEAMFVSAAHSKEDIEKTLAAARKSLSLIKEGEDF is encoded by the coding sequence ATGATGAACAGCAATTTGTATAAAAGGGCTTTGAAGGTTATGCCTGGAGGGGTGAATAGCCCTGTAAGGTCATTTAAGGCAGTAGGCGGTGAGCCTGTCTTTATTAAAAGGGCTGAGGGGTCTAAGATTTACGATGTTGAAGGCAGGGAATATATTGATTATGTTTGCTCATGGGGGCCTATGATATTAGGACACAACCATCCTGAGATAGCTAAAAGTGTTATGGAAGCCGCCGGAAACGGACTTAGCTTTGGAGCACCCACAGAAAATGAAGTGATTATGGCAGAACTTATTACTTCAATTGTTCCGGGCATTGATATGGTCAGGATGGTAAACAGCGGAACAGAAGCAGTGATGAGTGCTATAAGGCTGGCAAGAGCATTTACCGGAAGAGGGAAAATTATAAAGTTTGAAGGCTGCTACCATGGACATAGTGACAGCATGCTTGTAAAAGCAGGTTCAGGAGCACTTACCCTATCACATCCTGACAGTCTTGGTGTAACGGAGGAATTTGCCAGGAATGCACTGATTGCAGATTATAATGACATAGAAAGTGTAAACAGGCTGTTTGAACAAAACAAAGGAGAGGTTGCAGCAGTTATTATTGAACCGGTTGCGGCCAATATGGGTGTTGTCTGTCCGCGGAAAGGATTTCTTGCAGAGCTTAAGGCGGTTTGCGACAAAAATGGTGCACTTTTGATTTTTGACGAAGTTATAACAGGCTTCAGGCTATCCTTAAGTGGGGCACAAGAATATTTCAATGTAAAAGCTGATATTGTAACCTTTGGCAAAATCATCGGAGGGGGAATGCCTGTAGGTGCTTATGGAGCGAGAAGGGAAATTATGGAGCTTGTAGCCCCCTTGGGTGGCATGTATCAGGCTGGGACGCTTTCAGGAAATCCAATTGCTATGGCTGCCGGAATTGCACAATTGACAATACTTAAAGAGCAGCAGGAAATATATGAGAAAATAGAAAAGCTTGCGATAATGCTTGAGAAAGGCTTTAATGAGATAGCAGAACAGCTTGAAATTCCAATCTGTGTAAACAGGGTTGCTTCTCTGGTATGTGTATTTTTCACTAAAGAGGCTGTGGTTGATTTCAAGACAGCAAAAACGAGCAATACAAAGCTATTTGCAAAATTCTTTAAACTTATGTTGGAGAATGGAATTAATCTGGCACCTGCACAATTTGAGGCAATGTTTGTGAGTGCCGCACACTCAAAGGAAGATATTGAGAAAACACTTGCAGCTGCAAGAAAATCATTAAGTTTAATAAAAGAAGGAGAGGATTTTTAA
- the hemC gene encoding hydroxymethylbilane synthase has protein sequence MKTIRVGSRDSKLAIIQSQMVMDAIKSYDSNIKTELITMKTTGDKILDVTLDKIGGKGLFVKELDEALINGEVDITVHSYKDMPMQIDEDLPVVALSTREDERDVLILPKGQTFSDKPVGCSSERRTMQLKELGFENIKPLRGNVITRLKKLDDGEYSAIVLAAAGIKRLGLEERISRYFTVDEIMPAACQGIIAVQARKGEDTSYLRCFHSYASQVISEAERAFITALNGGCSSPVAAYAYLDKDILVLNGLYVDKENKIAVRGSQHGTPAQAAVLGEELANRLKERGVTMI, from the coding sequence ATGAAAACTATACGGGTAGGAAGCAGGGACAGTAAGCTTGCTATCATTCAGTCACAAATGGTCATGGATGCTATTAAAAGCTATGACAGCAACATAAAAACAGAATTAATCACAATGAAAACCACTGGTGATAAAATTCTTGATGTAACTCTTGATAAAATAGGTGGTAAGGGCTTGTTTGTAAAAGAGTTGGATGAGGCACTGATAAATGGAGAGGTTGATATAACCGTTCACAGTTATAAGGATATGCCCATGCAAATTGACGAAGACCTTCCGGTGGTGGCTTTATCTACGAGGGAAGATGAACGGGATGTATTGATTCTCCCTAAAGGACAGACCTTTAGTGATAAACCTGTTGGTTGCTCGAGTGAGAGAAGAACTATGCAGCTAAAGGAGCTTGGATTTGAAAACATTAAACCTCTAAGAGGCAATGTTATAACCAGGCTTAAGAAGCTTGATGATGGTGAGTATAGTGCTATTGTACTGGCTGCTGCGGGAATAAAACGTCTTGGACTTGAAGAACGAATCAGCAGGTATTTCACAGTTGATGAAATAATGCCTGCGGCATGCCAGGGAATAATTGCAGTGCAGGCGAGAAAAGGCGAAGACACCAGTTATTTGAGATGTTTTCACAGCTATGCCTCACAAGTCATATCAGAAGCAGAAAGAGCTTTTATAACTGCTTTGAATGGCGGGTGCTCATCTCCGGTTGCTGCTTATGCTTATCTTGACAAGGATATTTTGGTATTGAACGGACTTTATGTAGATAAAGAAAACAAAATAGCGGTACGAGGATCACAGCATGGTACTCCTGCTCAGGCAGCTGTGCTTGGTGAGGAGCTTGCAAACAGACTAAAGGAAAGGGGTGTGACCATGATATGA
- the cobM gene encoding precorrin-4 C(11)-methyltransferase, translated as MVYFIGAGPGAVDLITVRGCELLKKADVVIYAGSLVNPELLSYTKTGCKIYNSASMTLEEVVEVIVKFDAQDKIVVRLHTGDPSIYGAIREQMDLLDKNNIEYCVVPGVSSFCGAASVLNAEYTLPDISQTVVLSRMEGRTPVPPDEDIVKLASHKASMVLFLTSSMIEPLSKKLVEGGYKAETPAAIVYKATWPDQKIIRTTVENLHKSAMENNISKTALILVGDFLSCEYGRSKLYDSSFTHEFRKAKQE; from the coding sequence ATGGTTTATTTTATTGGTGCAGGGCCTGGGGCTGTTGATTTGATTACTGTGAGGGGATGCGAGCTTTTAAAGAAGGCGGATGTTGTTATATATGCAGGTTCCCTGGTAAACCCTGAGTTGCTTTCTTATACAAAAACTGGCTGCAAGATTTATAACAGTGCTTCCATGACGTTGGAAGAGGTTGTAGAAGTTATTGTTAAATTTGATGCCCAGGATAAGATAGTTGTAAGGCTACACACAGGTGATCCAAGTATTTACGGAGCAATCAGAGAGCAGATGGATCTGTTGGATAAAAATAATATTGAGTATTGTGTAGTCCCTGGTGTTAGCTCATTTTGCGGAGCTGCATCAGTATTAAATGCCGAATATACTTTGCCGGATATAAGCCAGACGGTGGTACTTTCAAGGATGGAAGGCAGAACACCTGTGCCACCGGACGAGGATATTGTCAAGCTTGCTTCTCATAAAGCATCCATGGTGTTGTTTTTAACCTCATCCATGATTGAACCGTTAAGTAAAAAGCTTGTTGAGGGTGGTTATAAAGCTGAAACGCCAGCCGCCATTGTTTACAAGGCAACCTGGCCCGACCAGAAAATAATACGCACAACGGTTGAAAATCTTCATAAAAGTGCTATGGAGAATAACATATCTAAAACGGCACTGATACTGGTTGGAGATTTTCTATCCTGTGAATATGGTCGCTCGAAACTGTATGACAGCAGTTTTACTCATGAATTCAGGAAGGCGAAGCAGGAATGA
- the cobA gene encoding uroporphyrinogen-III C-methyltransferase, which yields MKKGFVALVGTGPGDIGLLTLRGMEYIQRAEVVLYDRLVSEEILELVPFDAKKIDVGKESSNHSVPQEKINQMLLDEALKGKLTVRLKGGDPFLFGRGGEELEMLIENNIPFEVVPGITSAISVPAYAGIPVTHRDFCSSVHIITGHKKNNTELDINFKALVALDGTLVFMMSVSSLKQILDGLMGAGMNKNMPAAIIENGTRAYQRKIVGTVENLFEKAEEEKIKSPSVVVIGGVCLLNESLDWFSNRPLSGKKVIVTRPKISGGTLSSKLKELGADVIDYPCIEICEIKKNSRLERVLNHIESFDWLVFTSKNGVSLFFDYLRQLKKDFRVLSGLKIAAIGSQTALTLSDYGIIADFVPEIYDGTHLAEGLCKITGAHEKILLARAQDGNTEIIDILDTNGRQYEDVPIYKTIYANPGSQRIEALIRDNPDIYATFTSASTVEGFVKSGDNFDLNNITGICIGKQTAKAAKKYGIKHYISCEATIESMLKKLKEVQDEHNKTTKAEK from the coding sequence ATGAAAAAGGGATTTGTGGCTTTAGTTGGTACCGGACCCGGGGATATAGGCCTTTTGACGTTACGGGGCATGGAGTATATACAAAGAGCCGAAGTTGTTCTATATGACCGCTTGGTTTCGGAAGAAATTCTTGAGCTTGTGCCTTTTGATGCAAAAAAAATTGATGTGGGCAAAGAAAGCAGTAACCATTCGGTTCCTCAAGAAAAAATTAATCAAATGCTGCTTGATGAAGCTTTAAAAGGAAAGCTGACTGTCAGGCTTAAAGGAGGAGATCCATTTTTATTCGGACGGGGTGGTGAAGAACTTGAGATGCTTATAGAAAACAATATTCCTTTTGAAGTGGTGCCGGGAATTACATCAGCAATCTCAGTACCTGCATATGCCGGAATACCTGTTACACACAGGGATTTTTGCAGTAGCGTACATATTATCACCGGTCACAAGAAGAATAACACCGAACTGGATATAAACTTCAAGGCTCTTGTAGCTTTAGATGGAACATTGGTATTTATGATGAGCGTTTCTTCCTTGAAACAGATCCTTGATGGATTAATGGGTGCAGGTATGAATAAAAACATGCCGGCTGCTATTATTGAAAATGGAACAAGAGCTTACCAGAGGAAAATTGTAGGAACAGTTGAAAACCTGTTTGAGAAGGCTGAAGAAGAGAAAATCAAGTCACCTTCTGTTGTTGTTATAGGAGGGGTATGCCTTTTGAACGAAAGCTTGGACTGGTTTTCAAACAGGCCCCTCTCAGGTAAGAAAGTAATTGTAACCAGACCAAAGATATCAGGTGGTACATTAAGCTCAAAACTTAAGGAGCTTGGTGCAGACGTTATTGACTACCCTTGTATAGAGATATGTGAAATTAAGAAAAACAGCCGGCTTGAGCGAGTACTAAACCATATTGAGTCATTTGACTGGCTTGTTTTTACAAGCAAAAACGGTGTAAGCCTATTCTTTGATTATTTAAGACAGCTGAAAAAGGACTTTAGAGTACTATCCGGTTTAAAGATCGCCGCAATTGGAAGTCAGACTGCTCTAACGCTTTCTGATTATGGAATTATAGCTGATTTCGTCCCTGAAATTTATGACGGAACACATCTGGCTGAAGGTTTGTGTAAAATAACCGGAGCTCACGAAAAAATTCTTCTTGCACGTGCTCAGGATGGAAACACTGAAATAATAGACATTCTTGACACAAATGGCAGACAATATGAAGATGTTCCAATTTATAAAACAATATATGCCAATCCGGGAAGTCAGCGGATTGAAGCGTTGATTCGCGATAATCCGGATATATATGCCACATTTACAAGTGCTTCAACGGTTGAAGGATTTGTAAAGTCGGGAGACAATTTTGATTTAAATAATATTACTGGTATTTGTATTGGAAAACAAACTGCAAAAGCTGCAAAAAAGTATGGGATAAAGCATTATATTTCTTGCGAAGCAACAATAGAAAGTATGCTTAAAAAGCTGAAGGAGGTTCAGGATGAGCACAATAAGACCACGAAGGCTGAGAAGTGA
- the cobK gene encoding precorrin-6A reductase: protein MERIVVFAGTNEGRKLCEFLAERGVAVTAVVATEYGSLVMPDMPFLTVREGRLSLEEISELIRDYDFVVDATHPYARVISENIKQAVLFQAKKMLRVVRPSLEYENVIECGDISDACRYLNETSGNILVTTGSKELIPYTTIDSYRQRVFLRVLPTVEAINACCSLGFRATNIICMQGPFSENMNKATMEQIDAKFLVTKETGKSGGFMEKLSAAKQLGIKVVLIGRPYREEGITLEEAQSFFEKELRLVKKLLSHFPMFFNLKNKKVVVVGGGRVATRRIEVLTRFDARITVVAPQSSERLHALHNENKLEMVERNYESDDIKDAFMVIAATNSREINEKIFSDARLRGAFVNIADQKEQCDFYFPSIFEDEEVIGGLISKEGNNHTAVKEKASRIRAYLSKGR, encoded by the coding sequence ATGGAAAGAATTGTTGTTTTTGCTGGAACAAACGAAGGAAGAAAATTATGTGAATTTTTAGCCGAAAGAGGCGTTGCGGTTACGGCAGTTGTTGCCACTGAATACGGCTCTTTGGTCATGCCTGACATGCCTTTCTTAACAGTAAGGGAAGGCAGACTTTCACTTGAGGAAATTTCCGAACTGATTAGAGATTATGATTTTGTTGTGGATGCGACACATCCTTATGCAAGAGTTATTTCCGAAAACATAAAGCAAGCGGTTTTATTTCAGGCAAAAAAAATGCTAAGGGTAGTAAGGCCTTCACTTGAATATGAAAATGTTATAGAGTGTGGCGATATCAGTGATGCTTGCAGATATTTGAATGAAACTTCAGGCAATATTTTGGTAACAACAGGGAGTAAGGAGCTTATACCATATACAACTATAGATAGCTATAGGCAGAGAGTTTTTTTGAGGGTACTGCCTACTGTAGAAGCTATCAACGCTTGCTGCAGTTTGGGCTTTCGTGCAACAAACATTATATGTATGCAGGGCCCTTTTAGCGAAAATATGAACAAGGCAACAATGGAGCAAATTGATGCAAAATTCCTTGTGACAAAGGAGACCGGAAAAAGCGGAGGCTTTATGGAAAAGCTTTCTGCAGCAAAGCAGTTGGGTATAAAGGTAGTTTTAATCGGCAGACCTTATAGAGAAGAGGGCATTACCCTTGAAGAGGCTCAAAGCTTTTTTGAAAAGGAATTGAGATTAGTCAAAAAGCTTCTTTCTCATTTTCCCATGTTTTTTAATTTAAAAAACAAAAAAGTTGTTGTTGTGGGAGGGGGAAGGGTAGCAACAAGGAGAATTGAAGTTTTGACCCGTTTTGATGCCCGTATTACTGTGGTTGCTCCCCAAAGCAGTGAAAGGCTCCATGCTTTGCATAATGAGAATAAGCTGGAAATGGTTGAAAGAAACTATGAGTCAGACGATATAAAGGATGCCTTTATGGTTATTGCAGCGACAAACAGCAGAGAAATAAATGAAAAGATTTTTTCAGATGCCCGCCTAAGAGGTGCTTTTGTAAATATAGCCGATCAAAAAGAACAATGTGATTTCTATTTTCCTTCAATATTTGAAGATGAGGAAGTTATAGGCGGGTTGATTTCAAAGGAAGGTAATAATCACACTGCTGTAAAAGAAAAAGCTTCGAGAATTAGAGCTTATTTGAGCAAAGGGAGGTAG
- the cobJ gene encoding precorrin-3B C(17)-methyltransferase, translating to MIYIIGLGPGEHEQITPMALEALKNSEVIAGYNVYIEIIRDLVKDKEILETPMMQEVDRCRMAAYAAKGKKNVALVSSGDAGIYGMAALMFEVCQQLGIDEEIKVIAGITAASSAAAVLGAPLTHDFAVISLSNLLTPWEDIEKRLDLSSKAGFVIALYNPSSKKRVDFLKKACEIIMKNISEDTMCGYVKNIGREGQTYKILTLGELRDESVDMFTTIIIGNSSTKVINGKLVTPRGYSLEGR from the coding sequence ATGATATATATTATTGGTTTGGGACCGGGAGAGCATGAACAGATAACTCCCATGGCACTGGAAGCATTAAAAAATAGCGAAGTCATTGCCGGATATAACGTATATATAGAAATAATAAGGGATTTGGTAAAGGACAAAGAAATTCTTGAAACACCTATGATGCAGGAAGTGGATAGGTGCAGGATGGCGGCATATGCTGCCAAAGGCAAAAAAAATGTTGCACTTGTATCAAGCGGTGATGCTGGGATTTACGGAATGGCAGCTCTGATGTTTGAGGTATGTCAACAGCTTGGAATAGATGAAGAAATAAAGGTAATAGCCGGGATTACTGCGGCAAGCTCCGCTGCTGCAGTGCTGGGAGCTCCGCTTACACATGATTTCGCCGTTATTTCATTGAGTAACCTCCTAACGCCATGGGAAGATATAGAAAAGAGGCTTGACCTGTCATCTAAGGCTGGTTTTGTAATAGCTTTATACAACCCATCCAGTAAAAAAAGGGTTGATTTTTTAAAAAAGGCTTGTGAAATAATTATGAAAAATATCAGTGAGGATACTATGTGTGGTTATGTGAAAAATATTGGACGTGAGGGGCAAACCTACAAAATTCTGACCCTTGGGGAACTGAGGGATGAGAGTGTAGATATGTTCACTACTATTATTATAGGAAACTCTTCAACGAAAGTAATAAACGGAAAGCTGGTAACTCCAAGGGGCTACAGTCTGGAAGGCAGGTAG
- a CDS encoding cobalt-precorrin 5A hydrolase codes for MKITLVAFTKKGANICLKLTNCLREKGHQTTGFSKCNCHDLNLLENNLYDFTKKAFETSSAIVFVGAIGIAVRAIAPFIISKAQDPAVIVVDELGEHVIPILSGHLGGANELAIDLAELLEGKAVITTATDINNVFSVDIWAKKHDLHIDNIENIKHISSAILNGQKMGFYCDFPVDGGLPIFLTNENADAGIYIYNSTGSKRNTLPFQNTLFMRPRQFIVGIGCRKGTEKGILEEVFLETLSKLSILPCLVKSVATIDIKKEENAITYLCEKYRYELKVYNSEELSKVKGDFTASEFVRSVTGVDNVCERAAYLASDAGEFVLRKTVERGITIAVAVKSWRCSF; via the coding sequence ATGAAAATAACCTTGGTTGCTTTTACAAAAAAAGGAGCAAATATTTGCTTGAAGTTAACTAACTGCTTGAGAGAAAAAGGTCATCAGACAACAGGCTTCTCAAAGTGCAATTGCCATGATTTGAACCTTCTTGAAAACAATCTTTATGACTTTACAAAAAAAGCATTTGAAACAAGCAGTGCAATTGTTTTTGTTGGAGCTATAGGTATAGCTGTTAGAGCTATAGCACCATTTATAATATCAAAGGCTCAAGACCCAGCAGTTATAGTAGTAGATGAATTAGGAGAACATGTTATACCTATTTTATCAGGACATCTGGGGGGTGCAAATGAGTTGGCGATAGACCTTGCAGAATTATTAGAGGGGAAGGCTGTAATCACAACTGCAACTGATATTAATAATGTGTTTTCTGTGGATATATGGGCTAAAAAACATGATCTTCATATTGATAATATTGAAAACATTAAGCATATATCATCAGCTATATTAAATGGTCAGAAAATGGGATTTTACTGCGACTTTCCTGTAGACGGAGGGTTGCCCATTTTTTTAACAAATGAGAATGCCGATGCAGGAATTTATATTTATAACTCCACAGGCAGCAAGCGGAATACTCTTCCTTTTCAAAACACATTATTTATGAGACCTAGACAGTTCATTGTGGGGATAGGTTGCCGAAAAGGAACTGAAAAGGGCATTTTGGAAGAAGTTTTTTTAGAAACATTGTCCAAACTGAGTATTTTACCATGTTTAGTAAAAAGTGTTGCAACAATCGACATAAAGAAAGAAGAAAATGCTATTACCTATTTATGTGAAAAATACCGCTATGAGCTTAAAGTATATAATAGTGAGGAGCTTTCTAAGGTAAAGGGAGATTTTACTGCGTCAGAATTTGTACGAAGCGTTACCGGAGTAGATAATGTATGTGAGAGAGCGGCGTATCTTGCAAGTGATGCCGGAGAGTTTGTCCTCAGGAAAACAGTTGAGAGAGGTATTACAATTGCGGTTGCAGTTAAAAGCTGGAGGTGTAGCTTTTGA
- the cobI gene encoding precorrin-2 C(20)-methyltransferase codes for MKGILYGVGVGPGDKKLLTILAVETLKNADMIVVPDTGGEKTALNIVSEYIEGKKLMYCSMPMTRDAASLQESHRNSAELICAQLDKGLNLAFITLGDPTIYSTYIYVHRLVIEKGYQARIINGIPSFCAAAAKLGISLCDGKEALHIIPASYEGVDKLLALDGNKVLMKSGKSILNIKDKLKKHNLLSNAKMVECCYMENEKIYDDLENLNENSSYFSIIVVKGD; via the coding sequence TTGAAAGGAATACTTTATGGAGTAGGAGTTGGGCCGGGAGATAAAAAATTACTCACAATACTGGCGGTAGAGACTTTAAAGAATGCTGATATGATTGTGGTCCCTGACACAGGAGGGGAAAAAACTGCTTTAAATATTGTGAGTGAATACATTGAAGGCAAGAAGCTAATGTATTGCAGTATGCCGATGACAAGAGATGCAGCAAGTTTACAGGAGAGTCATAGAAACAGTGCTGAATTGATTTGTGCCCAACTGGATAAAGGTTTGAATCTGGCTTTTATTACATTGGGTGACCCTACAATCTATTCGACATATATCTACGTACACAGGCTGGTGATTGAGAAAGGTTATCAAGCAAGAATTATAAATGGAATCCCGTCCTTTTGTGCAGCAGCTGCAAAGCTGGGAATTTCACTGTGTGACGGAAAGGAGGCACTTCACATTATTCCTGCTTCTTATGAGGGTGTGGACAAGCTTCTTGCTTTAGATGGAAACAAGGTGCTTATGAAAAGCGGGAAAAGCATTTTAAATATTAAGGATAAGTTAAAAAAACATAATCTGCTCAGCAATGCCAAAATGGTGGAATGCTGCTATATGGAAAACGAGAAAATTTATGATGATCTTGAGAACTTGAATGAGAATAGCAGTTATTTTTCGATAATTGTAGTTAAAGGAGATTAA
- the hemB gene encoding porphobilinogen synthase, whose amino-acid sequence MSTIRPRRLRSDLNIRNMVRETRISSKSLILPLFIKEGSSIKEPIVTLEGHSYYSPDTVQEGIEQALACNIKTVLLFGIPKEKDDIGSGAYCENGVVQQAVRHIKAMYPGVTVITDVCMCEYTSNGHCGIVENDRVVNDVSLPYIAKIALSHVKAGADMVAPSDMMDKRVKAIRKILDDNGFYETPIMSYAVKYSSAFYGPFRDVAKSAPSFGDRKTYQMDYHNRREALREALLDIEEGADILMVKPAMSYLDIVRELRDNTQSPICAYSVSGEYAMIKSAAQKGYIDEYAAMCESAAGVFRAGADMLISYYAKELSKAIEKGDIG is encoded by the coding sequence ATGAGCACAATAAGACCACGAAGGCTGAGAAGTGATTTGAATATTCGTAATATGGTAAGGGAGACTAGAATCTCATCAAAATCACTGATCCTTCCTTTGTTTATAAAGGAAGGAAGCAGCATAAAAGAGCCAATAGTTACACTTGAAGGACATTCCTATTACAGTCCTGACACTGTACAGGAAGGAATTGAGCAGGCCCTTGCCTGTAATATAAAAACAGTCCTGCTGTTTGGTATACCCAAAGAGAAGGATGACATAGGAAGCGGTGCATACTGTGAAAATGGTGTGGTTCAGCAGGCTGTCAGGCATATAAAAGCAATGTATCCTGGTGTTACGGTCATTACTGATGTATGCATGTGTGAGTATACTTCAAATGGCCATTGCGGAATTGTTGAGAACGATCGAGTTGTTAATGATGTAAGTCTTCCTTATATTGCAAAAATAGCACTTTCCCATGTTAAAGCAGGAGCAGATATGGTTGCTCCCTCAGATATGATGGACAAAAGGGTTAAAGCTATAAGGAAAATTCTTGATGATAATGGCTTTTATGAGACTCCCATCATGTCTTACGCTGTCAAGTACTCATCAGCCTTTTACGGCCCTTTCAGGGATGTTGCAAAGTCAGCTCCTTCCTTTGGGGACAGAAAAACTTATCAAATGGACTATCACAACAGGCGTGAGGCACTTAGGGAAGCTTTGCTGGATATTGAGGAGGGTGCGGATATATTGATGGTAAAGCCTGCAATGTCTTATCTTGACATTGTGAGGGAGCTTAGGGATAATACCCAAAGCCCCATATGTGCTTACAGCGTCAGCGGAGAATACGCTATGATTAAAAGTGCTGCACAAAAGGGATACATTGATGAATATGCAGCTATGTGTGAAAGTGCAGCTGGTGTTTTTCGTGCAGGGGCGGACATGCTTATTTCCTATTATGCGAAGGAATTGTCAAAAGCAATTGAAAAAGGAGATATTGGATGA